The following coding sequences are from one Devosia neptuniae window:
- a CDS encoding MurR/RpiR family transcriptional regulator, which yields MVMHKKAATGYLPAGSVVAERIEAAYPEMSQALQTFADFVLSEPIRIAHMSINETVEATGVSVATANRFARKLGFEGYAQFRGEVIRGFESIFEPVERLRTTLSKGSSVQEAVLASLEEDLRNLSETMQGLDTTRIEQAVNMILAARNIFFIAFDAAAALANVMSHRLELAGHYARTIDNGGGMLSASRALSHYDENDLVIAIAFPRYMRETVELATAAHRRSIPVLSITDNQTSPLARLGTLTLYVRARRTYSSTSDTAILAMLEALAAGVAAKSPGAADAAQKFADFAYPWLITPEGR from the coding sequence ATGGTAATGCATAAAAAAGCGGCAACTGGCTATTTGCCCGCCGGTTCGGTCGTCGCGGAACGCATCGAGGCGGCCTATCCGGAGATGTCGCAAGCCCTTCAGACGTTTGCAGATTTCGTGCTGAGTGAGCCAATCCGCATTGCCCATATGTCGATCAACGAGACCGTGGAGGCAACCGGGGTTTCGGTGGCAACGGCCAACCGGTTTGCGCGCAAGCTTGGCTTTGAGGGATATGCGCAGTTTCGCGGGGAGGTGATCCGCGGTTTTGAGTCTATCTTCGAGCCGGTCGAACGGCTCAGGACGACACTGTCGAAGGGCTCAAGCGTACAGGAAGCGGTGTTGGCCTCTCTCGAGGAGGACTTGCGCAACCTCAGTGAGACCATGCAGGGGCTCGACACCACGCGCATCGAGCAGGCCGTCAACATGATTCTGGCCGCGCGCAACATCTTCTTCATCGCCTTCGATGCGGCGGCGGCCCTGGCTAACGTCATGTCTCACCGGCTCGAACTGGCCGGCCACTACGCCCGCACAATCGACAATGGCGGCGGCATGCTGTCGGCTTCGCGCGCACTTTCGCACTACGACGAGAACGATCTGGTCATCGCGATCGCTTTTCCGCGCTATATGCGTGAGACGGTGGAACTGGCAACGGCCGCGCATCGGCGGTCCATCCCTGTCCTCTCGATTACCGACAACCAGACTTCGCCACTGGCACGGTTGGGTACACTCACGCTCTATGTGCGCGCCCGCCGCACTTACAGTTCGACTTCGGACACTGCCATTCTCGCCATGCTCGAAGCCTTGGCTGCCGGGGTGGCGGCCAAGTCACCGGGTGCTGCGGATGCCGCGCAGAAATTTGCGGACTTCGCCTATCCCTGGCTGATTACGCCGGAAGGCCGATAG
- the cofE gene encoding coenzyme F420-0:L-glutamate ligase gives MTLPRFSAWAVTGIPEVLDGDDLATLICDAVDKQAEGDAELALAEGDILVVASKIVAKAEGRLVPATDREKAITEDTVRVVAERVHAGGVTRIVETRQGLIMAAAGIDMSNVPDGFALRLPEDPDLSAQQLCAILRERLGISLGIIITDTFGRPWRVGQTDVAIGAAGLQLTEDMRGGNDANGRPLHATIAVVADEIAGAADLVKGKAGGLPVAVVRGLGRLVTGLDAPGARSLVRSLEEDMFRFGSAEAYQLGYDTARAEFEGGAAATPLAGRQGN, from the coding sequence ATGACGCTGCCGCGCTTTTCTGCCTGGGCCGTGACCGGTATTCCCGAAGTGCTTGACGGGGACGATCTGGCCACACTGATCTGCGACGCGGTGGACAAGCAGGCCGAAGGCGACGCCGAACTCGCGCTCGCCGAGGGCGATATTCTTGTCGTCGCTAGCAAGATCGTCGCCAAGGCGGAGGGGCGCTTGGTGCCGGCGACGGACCGCGAAAAGGCTATCACCGAGGACACCGTTCGTGTCGTGGCGGAGCGGGTGCATGCCGGCGGCGTGACGCGGATCGTGGAGACGCGGCAGGGGTTGATCATGGCGGCGGCGGGCATTGATATGTCCAATGTGCCGGACGGCTTCGCGCTGCGCCTGCCCGAGGACCCAGACCTGTCGGCGCAACAGCTTTGCGCCATTCTGCGCGAACGGCTGGGCATTTCGCTGGGCATCATCATCACCGATACATTCGGGCGGCCCTGGCGCGTCGGCCAGACCGATGTCGCCATCGGCGCGGCCGGCCTGCAACTGACCGAAGACATGCGGGGCGGCAATGACGCCAATGGACGCCCGCTGCACGCCACTATCGCCGTGGTCGCCGATGAAATCGCCGGCGCCGCCGATCTGGTCAAAGGCAAGGCCGGCGGCCTGCCGGTCGCCGTGGTGCGCGGGCTGGGTCGGCTGGTTACCGGGCTTGATGCGCCGGGTGCTCGATCACTCGTGCGCTCGCTTGAGGAGGACATGTTTCGCTTCGGCTCGGCAGAAGCCTACCAGCTTGGTTATGACACAGCGCGGGCGGAATTTGAGGGCGGCGCCGCCGCCACGCCGCTCGCGGGTAGACAGGGAAATTGA
- the fgd gene encoding glucose-6-phosphate dehydrogenase (coenzyme-F420), translating to MRFGYKASAEQFAPSALLGFAVEAEQAGFDSVFVSDHFQPWKHTDGHAPFAPAWMAAVLARTERIVLGTSVLTPTFRMHPSVVAHAFGTLGSMFPGRVILGVGTGESLNEVPATGLEWPELKERSARLREAVKLIRLLWTEDRVSFEGEYYKTVNATIYDKPAEPVPIYIAAGGPLNAKYAGRAGDGFICTSGKGAELYVDQLLPNVEIGRAESELAGKPFERMIEVKVSFDTDPDRALDDTRHWAALSLSAEEKHSVRDPAEMERLASELPIERVAKRWIVSSDPDEHVAAIKTYIDYGFDHLVFHAPGTDQSRFLALYAKEILPRLRRLTAGAPS from the coding sequence ATGCGCTTCGGGTATAAGGCGTCGGCCGAGCAGTTTGCTCCCAGTGCCCTGCTTGGCTTCGCCGTGGAGGCGGAGCAGGCCGGGTTTGACAGCGTTTTCGTCAGCGACCATTTCCAGCCCTGGAAACACACCGATGGCCATGCCCCGTTTGCCCCGGCCTGGATGGCGGCAGTGCTGGCGCGGACCGAACGCATTGTGCTGGGCACGTCGGTGCTGACGCCGACATTTCGGATGCATCCCTCGGTCGTGGCGCATGCCTTCGGGACACTGGGCTCCATGTTTCCCGGCCGGGTGATCCTGGGCGTCGGCACCGGGGAATCCCTCAATGAAGTGCCTGCGACCGGTCTGGAATGGCCCGAACTCAAGGAGCGCTCGGCGCGACTGCGCGAGGCGGTCAAGCTGATCCGCTTGCTCTGGACCGAGGACCGCGTGAGTTTTGAGGGCGAATATTACAAGACCGTCAACGCCACCATCTACGACAAGCCGGCCGAACCAGTGCCGATCTATATCGCTGCCGGTGGCCCGCTTAACGCCAAATATGCCGGCCGGGCTGGCGATGGTTTTATCTGCACCTCCGGCAAGGGCGCCGAGCTTTATGTCGATCAACTGCTGCCCAATGTCGAAATCGGCCGGGCCGAGTCCGAGCTGGCGGGAAAACCCTTCGAGCGCATGATCGAGGTCAAGGTGTCGTTCGATACCGATCCCGACCGGGCCTTGGATGACACGCGCCATTGGGCCGCGCTTTCCCTCTCGGCCGAGGAAAAGCACTCGGTGCGGGACCCTGCTGAAATGGAACGCCTGGCGTCAGAACTGCCGATCGAGCGGGTCGCCAAGCGCTGGATTGTGTCCAGCGATCCCGACGAGCATGTCGCTGCGATCAAGACCTATATCGATTATGGTTTCGATCATCTGGTCTTCCACGCGCCGGGCACCGACCAAAGCCGGTTTCTGGCCCTTTATGCCAAGGAAATCCTGCCTCGCTTGCGCCGGCTGACCGCAGGCGCGCCATCATGA
- a CDS encoding nitroreductase family deazaflavin-dependent oxidoreductase — protein sequence MSEFNDQVIADFNQNGGHPGGMFAGAPVLLLHAIGAKSGLERVQPLMYLRPQNDGPWYIFASYGGAPKDPAWFRNLLAHPDVEISVGDGKTIEKIPVRARVVEGSERDTIYAEQARRFPQFAKYEEVTTRDIIPVIELTAR from the coding sequence ATGAGCGAATTCAATGATCAGGTGATTGCCGATTTCAACCAGAACGGGGGGCATCCCGGGGGCATGTTTGCGGGCGCTCCGGTGCTGCTGCTGCACGCTATCGGCGCCAAGTCCGGCTTGGAGCGGGTTCAGCCGCTCATGTATCTTCGCCCGCAGAACGACGGTCCCTGGTATATTTTTGCTTCCTATGGCGGCGCCCCCAAAGACCCCGCATGGTTCCGTAACCTGCTGGCGCACCCCGACGTCGAAATCTCCGTTGGCGATGGCAAGACCATCGAGAAAATCCCGGTCCGTGCGCGGGTCGTCGAGGGCAGCGAACGCGACACCATCTATGCCGAACAGGCCCGCCGCTTTCCCCAATTCGCCAAATACGAAGAAGTGACGACCCGCGATATCATCCCGGTGATTGAACTCACCGCCCGCTGA
- a CDS encoding ABC transporter substrate-binding protein, which yields MPKNRDFELTRRHLLMAGAAGLLAGGLPRPLFAQETAGITTAFGWISNVEYAGFWAALHQGYFTEEGLDAPYLAGGPNAPDVLVSLASDAAQLAFANWMPLLDAIGKGNDFQILGSAWAKSPSGLLSLAANPVRTPQDLVGKRILAQNPSDTSIFDAVLAKAGLPLDYEVIPTGFSPEPLLAGDGDVYLCFATNQPITLENMGMVQDQDFIVTLFDDIGYVVKAGLMVAKKDYVAENRETLVKYTRAMIKGWEYAFADPAYAAQIVIDNYGADLGLDLAQQTRQMELQIPLMKPTPDYKLYLFDPADITGNMTEAAQAAGRTVPPLADLVDFSIAEEAYATL from the coding sequence GTGCCGAAGAACAGGGATTTTGAACTAACCCGGCGCCACCTGCTAATGGCAGGGGCAGCGGGCCTTCTCGCCGGTGGGCTGCCCCGTCCGCTATTCGCCCAAGAAACAGCCGGTATCACCACCGCCTTTGGCTGGATCTCCAATGTTGAATATGCCGGCTTCTGGGCCGCGCTCCACCAGGGCTATTTCACCGAGGAGGGCCTGGATGCGCCCTACCTCGCCGGCGGACCCAACGCCCCCGACGTTCTGGTTTCCCTTGCCTCCGATGCGGCTCAGCTCGCTTTTGCCAATTGGATGCCCCTGCTTGACGCCATCGGCAAGGGCAATGATTTTCAGATTCTTGGTTCTGCCTGGGCAAAGAGCCCCTCGGGACTGCTGTCTCTCGCCGCCAACCCGGTGCGTACGCCGCAAGACCTCGTGGGCAAACGCATTCTCGCCCAGAACCCATCCGACACCTCCATCTTCGACGCAGTGCTGGCCAAGGCCGGCCTGCCGCTCGACTACGAAGTCATCCCCACGGGCTTCTCGCCCGAACCGCTGCTGGCCGGCGATGGCGACGTCTATCTCTGCTTTGCTACCAACCAGCCGATCACGCTTGAGAATATGGGCATGGTGCAGGACCAGGACTTCATCGTGACGCTCTTCGACGACATTGGCTATGTCGTGAAGGCCGGTCTGATGGTGGCCAAAAAGGACTACGTCGCGGAAAACCGCGAGACGCTGGTCAAATACACGCGCGCCATGATCAAGGGCTGGGAATACGCCTTCGCCGATCCTGCCTATGCGGCGCAAATCGTCATTGACAATTACGGTGCTGACCTCGGCCTCGATCTGGCCCAGCAGACCCGCCAGATGGAACTCCAAATCCCGCTGATGAAGCCAACGCCGGACTATAAGCTCTATCTGTTCGATCCCGCCGACATCACCGGCAACATGACGGAAGCCGCTCAAGCGGCCGGTCGTACGGTTCCGCCGCTTGCCGATCTCGTCGATTTCAGCATCGCCGAAGAGGCTTACGCGACGCTCTGA
- a CDS encoding putative F420-0 ABC transporter substrate-binding protein: MRLFALALVAALPALAVNPALAATTYPLTLQNCGMAVTFDKAPARVVSIKSTATELLLSLGLADRIVGVGFQDGPLPDELAAAGSDLSVLSDKLPSQEVVLETEPDFVYGGWESNFAADGAGERPTLAALGVASYVAPAACRSVKPPKLTFDAIFGEFEEMGAIFDVEAAATTLVDAQKASLAALKPDPRGLTAVWYSSGTKAPYVGAGNNAPAMVMEALGLKNIFGDVDDGWISASWEAVVDANPDVIVLVDAAWNSAAQKKKLLAENPITSQLDAVINQRYLVIAFPASEAGVRNVPATLDMARQLTALDLPTP; this comes from the coding sequence ATGCGCCTTTTCGCGCTCGCACTCGTCGCTGCCTTGCCTGCACTAGCCGTCAATCCGGCCCTCGCCGCCACCACCTATCCCCTGACGCTGCAGAATTGCGGCATGGCGGTGACCTTTGACAAAGCCCCCGCCCGCGTTGTCAGCATCAAGTCGACCGCGACCGAACTGCTGCTGTCGCTCGGCCTGGCTGATCGCATTGTCGGCGTCGGGTTCCAGGATGGGCCCTTGCCGGACGAACTGGCTGCGGCGGGCAGCGATCTGAGCGTTCTCTCGGACAAGCTGCCGTCCCAGGAAGTCGTGCTCGAAACTGAGCCCGATTTTGTGTATGGCGGTTGGGAAAGCAATTTCGCCGCCGATGGCGCCGGCGAGCGGCCAACACTGGCCGCTCTGGGCGTTGCCAGCTATGTGGCGCCGGCCGCCTGCCGCAGCGTCAAGCCACCAAAATTGACCTTCGATGCCATCTTTGGCGAGTTCGAAGAGATGGGCGCTATTTTCGACGTCGAAGCCGCTGCAACCACGCTGGTCGACGCTCAGAAGGCCAGCCTTGCCGCTCTCAAGCCCGATCCGCGCGGCCTAACTGCCGTGTGGTATTCCTCGGGCACCAAGGCCCCCTATGTGGGCGCAGGCAATAACGCCCCGGCCATGGTGATGGAGGCGCTCGGTCTCAAGAACATTTTTGGCGATGTCGATGACGGCTGGATTTCGGCGAGCTGGGAAGCCGTGGTCGATGCCAATCCCGATGTGATCGTGCTGGTCGATGCCGCGTGGAACTCCGCCGCACAGAAGAAGAAACTGCTGGCGGAAAATCCGATCACCAGCCAGCTCGATGCAGTCATCAACCAGCGCTACCTCGTCATTGCCTTCCCGGCGTCCGAGGCCGGCGTGCGCAATGTGCCGGCCACGCTCGACATGGCGCGCCAATTGACGGCGCTTGATCTGCCGACCCCGTGA
- a CDS encoding SDR family NAD(P)-dependent oxidoreductase, whose translation MTKFETVQNKGPLPIREPAIFPVHAGKRFIVTGAAGGLGKAIANLLVGQGAKLVVVDLRQDAVDAAATELGGSTKGVFGYALDVANEAAAVDCVAKSTAWLGGLDGLVNCAGIVLHADPLAISRAEWTRQFEVNLFGAYDLARLVARRMIADGVRGAIVNIASEAGKKGHVDSMAYSASKAALINLTRTLAEALAPHDINVNCVCPGGMATPMLREVAAVYSGLTQTPADDVFAQMQSATLGRHTEPREVARIVSFLLTDDAMMIRGQAVNADAGDTPY comes from the coding sequence ATGACGAAATTCGAGACTGTCCAAAACAAGGGTCCCCTCCCCATTCGGGAGCCGGCGATCTTTCCGGTCCATGCCGGCAAGCGCTTCATTGTCACCGGCGCCGCAGGCGGCCTCGGTAAGGCCATTGCCAACCTGTTGGTCGGGCAAGGCGCAAAGCTCGTCGTTGTCGACCTCCGCCAGGACGCGGTCGATGCAGCGGCGACCGAACTGGGCGGCAGCACCAAAGGTGTCTTCGGCTATGCGCTCGATGTGGCCAACGAAGCTGCCGCCGTCGATTGCGTCGCCAAATCCACCGCCTGGCTCGGCGGTTTGGACGGCCTCGTCAATTGCGCGGGCATTGTCCTGCATGCCGATCCGCTCGCCATTTCCCGCGCCGAATGGACCCGCCAGTTCGAAGTCAACCTCTTCGGCGCCTATGACCTGGCCCGCCTGGTCGCCCGGCGAATGATCGCCGACGGTGTTCGCGGCGCCATCGTCAATATCGCTTCGGAAGCCGGCAAGAAGGGCCATGTCGATTCCATGGCCTATAGCGCGAGCAAAGCGGCCTTGATCAACCTCACCCGGACCCTGGCCGAGGCGCTCGCGCCACATGACATCAACGTCAACTGCGTCTGCCCTGGCGGCATGGCTACGCCCATGTTGCGCGAAGTAGCCGCCGTCTATTCCGGGCTCACCCAGACGCCCGCCGATGACGTCTTTGCCCAGATGCAGAGCGCAACTCTGGGGCGCCACACCGAACCGCGCGAAGTGGCGCGCATCGTATCATTTCTGCTCACCGACGACGCCATGATGATCCGTGGCCAGGCGGTCAATGCCGATGCCGGCGACACCCCTTATTGA
- a CDS encoding nucleoside hydrolase, whose protein sequence is MPKQCRIILDVDTGIDDAMAILYAVNRPGITLEALTTTYGNIDVAAATRNSLQILEAAGCPEIPVASGASRALTRPFTKLGSRIHGANGIGNIELPAPKAKALDIWAPDFIIELVRASPGELTLVPVGPMTNVAHALMKAPDIAEKLAGIVLMGGTIWHPGVPGIPSPVADANFFNDPEAARIVLKSGAKITMVGMDVTMKTRLTAPMMDDIAKRGGPAAGIVMQAARFYLAAYQAQYPDITYCALHDPLAVAVAEDPSVVSLEAMQVDVECVGELTRGQVIPDRRRTGTTVPNAEVAIAVEAEKFEALFVETMVTGA, encoded by the coding sequence GTGCCAAAACAATGCCGCATCATCCTCGATGTCGACACCGGAATCGACGACGCCATGGCGATCCTCTATGCCGTCAATCGGCCCGGCATTACGCTTGAGGCGTTGACCACGACCTATGGCAATATTGACGTCGCCGCTGCGACGCGGAACAGCCTGCAAATTCTGGAAGCAGCAGGATGCCCGGAAATTCCCGTGGCCTCGGGTGCCTCGCGCGCCCTGACGCGCCCCTTCACCAAGCTCGGCAGCCGCATCCATGGGGCAAACGGCATCGGTAATATCGAACTGCCGGCCCCCAAGGCCAAGGCACTCGATATCTGGGCCCCCGATTTCATCATCGAACTGGTCCGGGCCAGTCCAGGGGAATTGACCCTGGTTCCAGTTGGTCCGATGACAAATGTGGCCCATGCCCTGATGAAGGCGCCCGATATTGCCGAAAAACTCGCCGGCATCGTGCTCATGGGTGGCACGATCTGGCATCCAGGCGTGCCCGGCATTCCCAGCCCCGTCGCAGACGCCAATTTCTTCAACGATCCTGAAGCCGCCCGTATCGTGCTCAAATCCGGCGCCAAGATCACCATGGTCGGCATGGACGTCACCATGAAGACTAGGCTGACCGCTCCGATGATGGACGACATTGCCAAGCGCGGCGGGCCGGCGGCCGGTATCGTCATGCAGGCAGCGCGCTTCTATCTGGCTGCCTACCAGGCGCAATATCCGGACATCACCTATTGCGCCCTGCACGATCCTCTAGCCGTAGCCGTGGCGGAAGATCCCTCCGTCGTGTCCCTCGAAGCCATGCAGGTCGATGTCGAATGCGTGGGCGAACTGACCCGCGGCCAGGTCATCCCCGACCGACGGCGCACTGGTACGACTGTCCCCAACGCCGAGGTGGCTATCGCTGTCGAGGCCGAAAAGTTCGAAGCCCTGTTTGTGGAAACCATGGTGACGGGTGCCTGA
- a CDS encoding amidohydrolase family protein: protein MTQTQEPQDVDLLVTGAEIVTLDKENRVIRDGAIAVDGNRIVWMGPTNEAGRYKGKAVINGNGRIILPGLIDAHFHTGQQLLRGKLQDIARGRPLKLPVWKNYLIPWESCLDPEDVYLSGLVAYSNMLQVGTTCFAEAGGPHPDEMGRAAMDVGIRGFIALSTVDQSETIGAEVPANMLMSHDEALERNVALVERWKGNDRVSAWLSLRQVIVCSPDLIRDIAEASRTLDVKIHTHLCEGSYEIDYTLEKFGKRPTEWLDQMGVLSHHLHCAHSVLLSPREVDLYERHRLSACHCGFNNYSIGSPRLIEMWRRGIDIGLGTDGPGAGGTLDIFQVAHVARVGQQAVNSAVYHEREPISAEELLKIGTQGSARALGIFDQVGSLEVGKKADFILCDTSMMDAAPLYDPLFTAASVLVGRDVETVVVDGKVVMKDRELQGIDAEAIKAKLKQRLPVITERFEKLVA from the coding sequence ATGACCCAGACCCAGGAACCCCAAGACGTCGACCTTCTCGTCACCGGCGCCGAAATCGTCACGCTCGACAAGGAGAACCGCGTCATCCGCGACGGCGCCATTGCCGTGGACGGCAACCGGATCGTCTGGATGGGCCCAACCAATGAAGCGGGGCGCTACAAGGGCAAGGCGGTCATCAATGGCAATGGCCGCATCATCCTGCCGGGCCTTATCGATGCGCATTTTCATACCGGCCAGCAATTGCTGCGCGGCAAGTTGCAGGACATTGCCCGCGGTCGTCCGCTCAAGCTGCCCGTCTGGAAGAACTATCTCATCCCGTGGGAAAGCTGCCTCGACCCTGAAGACGTCTATCTCTCCGGCCTCGTCGCCTATTCCAACATGCTTCAGGTCGGCACCACCTGCTTTGCCGAAGCCGGCGGGCCGCATCCGGACGAAATGGGCCGCGCCGCCATGGATGTGGGCATTCGCGGCTTCATCGCGCTGTCCACGGTCGACCAGAGCGAGACTATCGGCGCCGAAGTTCCGGCCAACATGCTGATGAGCCATGACGAAGCGCTGGAACGCAATGTGGCGCTGGTCGAACGTTGGAAGGGCAATGACCGCGTCTCGGCCTGGCTCTCGCTCCGCCAGGTGATCGTCTGCTCGCCTGACCTCATCCGCGACATCGCCGAAGCGTCGCGCACGCTGGACGTAAAGATCCACACCCATCTCTGCGAGGGCAGCTACGAGATCGACTACACGCTCGAAAAATTCGGCAAGCGCCCCACCGAATGGCTCGACCAGATGGGTGTCCTCAGCCATCACCTCCATTGTGCCCATTCGGTCCTGCTCTCCCCCCGGGAGGTGGACCTCTACGAACGGCACCGGCTTTCAGCCTGCCATTGCGGCTTCAACAATTATTCGATCGGCTCGCCCCGCCTCATCGAAATGTGGCGCCGTGGCATCGACATCGGCCTCGGCACCGACGGCCCGGGCGCGGGCGGCACGCTCGACATCTTTCAGGTCGCCCATGTGGCCCGCGTCGGCCAGCAAGCTGTCAACAGCGCCGTCTATCACGAACGCGAGCCGATTTCGGCCGAAGAACTACTCAAGATCGGCACCCAGGGTAGCGCACGGGCCCTCGGCATTTTCGATCAGGTCGGTAGTCTGGAAGTGGGCAAGAAGGCCGACTTCATCCTCTGCGACACCTCCATGATGGATGCGGCCCCCCTCTACGATCCGCTCTTCACAGCCGCGAGCGTACTGGTCGGCAGGGACGTCGAGACGGTCGTTGTCGACGGCAAGGTGGTGATGAAGGATCGGGAACTTCAAGGGATCGATGCCGAAGCCATCAAGGCCAAGCTCAAGCAACGCCTGCCTGTAATAACCGAGCGCTTCGAAAAATTGGTGGCCTGA
- a CDS encoding ABC transporter substrate-binding protein: MQRRTLLKSAALGLAAAGLPRGLFAQDLTPLRVQLGWISNVEYVDHWLALENGYFTEEGLDVTVMPGGPNAPDPLTMVAAGSAEIGYTSWLPFLDAVGKGNDFVIIAARMQTSPLGIISLAAAPILEPKDIVGKKILAQGPAEQTSIEATLSLNGLPNDWEMVTAGFSPEPLVAGDGQGYTAFATNQTITLEQMGLVRDKDFFFRSFDELGFPGYAGIAFVSRAYLEANRDALVKYTAAIIKGFKADEADPALGAKITVEKYGADFGLDVDQQTRQNELQIGFMRPGGDPDFPLYALDPAKMEGPMYDAARATGRTDLPPIGDIIDTSIVADALKLA, encoded by the coding sequence ATGCAAAGACGCACTCTGCTCAAATCCGCCGCCCTTGGCCTGGCTGCCGCCGGGCTTCCCCGAGGCCTCTTCGCCCAAGACCTGACGCCGTTGCGCGTGCAACTGGGCTGGATTTCCAATGTCGAATATGTCGACCATTGGCTCGCCCTCGAAAATGGCTATTTCACCGAAGAGGGGCTCGACGTCACCGTCATGCCGGGCGGCCCCAACGCCCCAGATCCCTTGACCATGGTCGCCGCCGGCAGCGCCGAAATCGGCTATACGAGCTGGCTGCCTTTCCTTGACGCCGTGGGCAAGGGCAATGACTTCGTCATCATTGCCGCGCGTATGCAAACCTCGCCGCTTGGTATCATCTCGCTCGCTGCCGCACCGATCCTCGAACCCAAGGACATCGTGGGCAAGAAAATCCTGGCCCAGGGTCCGGCCGAGCAGACCTCCATTGAGGCGACGCTGAGCCTCAATGGCCTGCCCAATGACTGGGAAATGGTCACCGCCGGCTTTTCGCCCGAGCCCTTGGTGGCCGGCGATGGACAAGGCTACACCGCCTTTGCCACGAACCAGACAATCACGCTCGAACAGATGGGCTTGGTGCGCGACAAGGACTTCTTCTTCCGGTCTTTCGACGAACTGGGCTTTCCCGGCTATGCCGGCATCGCTTTCGTCTCGCGGGCCTATCTCGAAGCCAATCGCGATGCGCTGGTCAAATATACAGCGGCCATCATCAAGGGCTTCAAGGCCGACGAGGCCGACCCCGCCCTTGGTGCCAAGATCACGGTCGAGAAATATGGCGCCGATTTCGGCCTCGATGTCGATCAGCAGACCCGCCAGAACGAATTGCAGATCGGCTTCATGCGGCCCGGCGGCGATCCGGACTTCCCGCTCTACGCGCTCGACCCCGCCAAGATGGAAGGCCCGATGTATGACGCGGCGCGTGCCACCGGCCGCACCGATCTGCCGCCCATCGGCGACATCATCGACACATCGATCGTCGCAGACGCGCTCAAATTGGCCTGA
- a CDS encoding iron chelate uptake ABC transporter family permease subunit, which produces MAPKASYGLAYTGLWILLLASVAIAVTLGPASISVTEVWQTILHHLGLAVDSPVSRLRDAIVWELRLPRVLAALGVGAGLALAGTVMQVLTRNPLADPYLLGLSSGAALGAVIFLLAGAALLMPLGAFIGSLTALALALLIARLLGGATPSRAILAGICIAALASAGTSLLIFWSATGDSYREILSWLMGSLSGTSWSDTGLVALGLLLCAPVILLSGRGLDAFAFGETAAAGLGIDVTRQRWTLLAATALLTGVMVAIGGAIGFVGLVVPHAVRLAAGSRHRVLLPMSMLVGAIFMLWSDTAARSLFDPRELPVGIVTALVGAPAFLLILLRYRRVT; this is translated from the coding sequence ATGGCGCCGAAAGCATCCTACGGCCTCGCCTATACGGGCCTGTGGATTCTGTTGCTCGCCAGCGTGGCTATCGCGGTTACCCTTGGGCCTGCCAGCATCTCGGTAACCGAGGTCTGGCAGACCATTCTGCACCATCTGGGGCTGGCTGTGGACAGCCCCGTCTCGCGCCTGCGCGATGCCATTGTCTGGGAATTGCGGCTGCCGCGCGTGCTGGCGGCCCTGGGCGTCGGCGCCGGGCTAGCGCTGGCGGGCACGGTGATGCAGGTGCTGACCCGCAACCCGCTGGCCGACCCTTATCTCCTGGGCCTGTCATCCGGCGCGGCACTAGGCGCGGTGATTTTCCTGCTCGCCGGAGCGGCGCTGCTCATGCCGCTGGGCGCCTTTATCGGTAGCCTTACCGCGCTTGCGTTAGCCTTGCTGATCGCCAGATTATTGGGTGGAGCGACGCCGTCGCGCGCCATTCTGGCCGGCATCTGCATTGCCGCGCTCGCCTCGGCGGGCACTTCGCTGCTGATCTTCTGGTCGGCAACGGGGGATTCCTACCGGGAAATCCTGAGCTGGCTGATGGGCTCGCTCAGCGGCACCTCCTGGAGCGACACGGGCCTGGTGGCCCTGGGACTGCTGCTCTGCGCGCCCGTCATCCTGTTGTCCGGGCGGGGTCTAGACGCCTTTGCCTTTGGCGAGACGGCCGCTGCCGGGCTGGGCATCGATGTCACACGGCAGCGCTGGACGCTGCTGGCGGCGACGGCGCTCCTGACCGGCGTCATGGTCGCCATCGGCGGTGCCATCGGGTTTGTCGGCCTTGTCGTGCCCCACGCGGTTCGCCTTGCCGCAGGCTCGCGCCACCGCGTGCTGCTGCCCATGTCCATGCTGGTCGGCGCCATTTTCATGCTGTGGAGCGACACTGCCGCGCGCAGCCTGTTCGATCCGCGTGAATTGCCGGTCGGCATCGTCACCGCGCTGGTGGGCGCGCCGGCATTCCTGCTCATCCTGCTACGCTACCGGCGGGTGACATGA